From a single Okeanomitos corallinicola TIOX110 genomic region:
- a CDS encoding pentapeptide repeat-containing protein, with product MNIEAIRLGKIKQLSGTDLEDEDLSQLDLNHIHLAGATLVGANFCGSKLEGAHFEGANLMGANLQETDLRANLMGANLMQADLTNADLRGSNLRGANLMSANLKDASLAGAFLSGANLMSVNLQSVDFRAADLRGANLSGANLKGADLSRADLQGALLSEANLEEADLRGANLAGANLTGANLLCSELESANLTGVNLERACIVGTILEKLPQ from the coding sequence ATGAATATAGAAGCCATTCGACTAGGGAAAATTAAGCAACTTTCAGGTACAGACTTAGAAGATGAGGATTTATCCCAACTCGATTTAAACCACATCCACCTAGCAGGTGCTACCTTAGTGGGCGCTAATTTCTGTGGTTCTAAACTTGAAGGCGCCCATTTTGAAGGTGCAAACTTAATGGGTGCAAACCTGCAAGAAACTGATCTGCGAGCTAACTTAATGGGTGCAAACCTCATGCAAGCAGACTTGACAAACGCTGATCTGAGGGGTAGTAACCTCCGGGGTGCAAACCTAATGAGTGCTAACCTCAAAGATGCTTCCTTAGCAGGTGCTTTTTTAAGTGGTGCAAATTTAATGAGTGTCAATCTCCAAAGTGTTGACTTTCGCGCTGCTGATTTACGAGGTGCTAACCTCTCAGGAGCAAATCTGAAAGGTGCAGACTTGAGTCGGGCTGATTTACAAGGGGCTTTATTGAGTGAAGCTAATTTAGAAGAAGCGGACTTGCGCGGAGCAAACTTAGCAGGTGCAAATTTAACCGGAGCTAATTTACTTTGTAGTGAATTAGAATCTGCCAATTTGACTGGAGTAAATTTAGAAAGAGCTTGTATAGTAGGTACAATCCTGGAAAAATTGCCTCAATAA
- a CDS encoding DICT sensory domain-containing protein codes for MLQGSILQKLETAHRQSTRPINFGVYYKNTLVALCHALEDQILETDDKPLVITAFQQGKWYLQEANRYADIAQKSSEIAIMAAADSGFSEHSTSQLSNVNLVGLQTDDPVAQEWHLIILSSEYTAMVICQELSEADYIVGGLPGSDVERKFYGFWTFEPALVRETVELAIAHIQTYNPELAAKLKTHTQAISPIRKSAIDLTQVVTRVVNYLQTGQENLDFTTNKGQQTLDRNLASNEVQAFLRMAQIMDLADINNPRAATEVVALSETIGQMLDLPAWQIKRLRLAALLHRIDPLQKADSVLSPQSTHYQEDAPSCPLTCPLVPGAQALRTMPRLRAVAQIITHQTEWWNGTGEPAGLSGDEIPLESRILALIADFQWRVNQQSSSGKSREEIFTQALEECRQQQSIRFDPKLVDTLTLLVMGLQQGLDLPLMTPKVSSSIWLLDNRWDSRQGSQNLNVVS; via the coding sequence ATGTTACAAGGTTCAATACTGCAAAAACTAGAAACAGCCCATCGCCAAAGTACCAGACCGATTAACTTTGGGGTGTATTATAAAAATACTTTAGTTGCTCTATGTCACGCCTTAGAAGATCAAATTTTAGAAACAGATGATAAACCTTTAGTAATTACAGCCTTTCAACAAGGTAAATGGTATTTACAAGAAGCAAATAGGTACGCAGACATTGCCCAAAAAAGTAGTGAAATTGCGATCATGGCTGCTGCTGATTCCGGTTTCTCTGAACATTCTACCAGTCAACTATCTAATGTCAATTTAGTCGGTTTGCAAACAGATGATCCAGTTGCCCAAGAATGGCATTTAATTATTTTATCTTCTGAATACACAGCTATGGTAATTTGTCAAGAATTATCAGAAGCTGACTATATCGTTGGTGGTTTACCTGGATCGGATGTAGAGCGCAAATTTTATGGTTTTTGGACATTTGAACCAGCACTGGTGAGAGAAACCGTAGAATTGGCGATCGCTCATATCCAGACCTACAACCCAGAACTAGCCGCAAAACTCAAAACCCACACCCAAGCAATTTCCCCCATCCGCAAATCTGCCATAGACCTCACTCAAGTAGTTACTCGCGTCGTCAACTACCTGCAAACAGGGCAAGAAAATCTAGATTTTACCACCAACAAAGGACAACAAACCCTAGATCGCAACTTGGCTTCCAACGAAGTCCAAGCCTTCCTGAGAATGGCGCAGATCATGGATTTAGCAGATATTAACAATCCCAGGGCTGCCACCGAAGTTGTCGCACTATCTGAAACCATCGGACAAATGTTAGATCTACCCGCATGGCAAATTAAAAGATTGCGTCTTGCAGCACTACTACATCGCATAGATCCACTGCAAAAAGCAGACAGTGTACTCTCACCCCAATCTACCCACTACCAAGAAGATGCCCCCAGTTGTCCTTTAACCTGTCCCCTAGTTCCAGGAGCGCAAGCACTGAGAACAATGCCAAGATTACGAGCAGTTGCCCAAATTATCACCCACCAAACCGAATGGTGGAATGGTACAGGTGAACCCGCAGGTTTAAGTGGTGATGAAATCCCTCTAGAATCAAGAATCTTAGCCTTAATTGCAGACTTTCAATGGCGAGTCAACCAGCAAAGTTCATCTGGTAAAAGCCGGGAAGAAATCTTTACCCAAGCCTTAGAAGAATGTAGACAGCAACAATCCATCCGTTTTGATCCTAAACTTGTAGATACTCTCACACTGCTAGTCATGGGTTTACAACAAGGTCTAGATTTACCTTTAATGACACCCAAAGTTAGTAGTAGTATCTGGTTACTTGATAACCGTTGGGACAGTCGCCAGGGCAGTCAAAATTTAAACGTCGTCAGTTAA
- a CDS encoding photosystem II high light acclimation radical SAM protein, with product MAVETTMTENRILYVRLPCNPIFPIGVVYLSDHVHKQFPNIEQKIFDLGTVPPLDYATALDSCIDEFKPTLLVFSWRDIQIYAPVGGRGGNPLQNAFEFYYAKNPLIKLRGALGGLRIFIAYYVELWRNLGLIKRGLKRAQRYHNQARAVVGGGAVSVFYEQLGKSLPTGTIISVGEGETLLSKYLSGAEFRDERCYVVRENQPRERLIHEQPTPLEKTACNYDYIETIWPEINYYLQDKDFYIGVQTKRGCPHNCCYCVYTVVEGKQVRINPADEVVAEIRQLYNRGVRNFWFTDAQFIPARKYMDDAIELLQKIVDSGMTDINWAAYIRADNLTPELCELMAKTGMNYFEIGITSGSQELVRKMRMGYNLRTVLQNCRDLKTAGFNDMVSVNYSFNVIDERSETIRQTIAYHRELEKIFGADKVEPAIFFIGLQPHTHLEEYAFKEGILKPGYNPMSLMPWTAKKLLWNPEPLGSFFGEVCLQAWRQNPNDFGREVMNILEEKLGCAELETALTAPIETPKQELAGVK from the coding sequence ATGGCAGTTGAAACAACCATGACGGAAAATCGAATCCTTTACGTTCGCCTTCCCTGTAACCCCATCTTTCCCATTGGGGTTGTCTATCTATCGGATCATGTCCACAAACAATTTCCTAACATCGAACAAAAAATCTTTGATTTAGGCACAGTTCCACCTTTAGATTACGCCACCGCCTTAGATAGTTGTATTGATGAATTTAAACCCACACTCCTAGTCTTTTCTTGGCGAGATATCCAAATCTATGCACCAGTGGGAGGAAGAGGTGGAAACCCCCTCCAAAATGCCTTTGAATTTTACTATGCCAAAAACCCCTTGATTAAATTACGGGGTGCATTGGGCGGTTTGCGGATCTTCATCGCTTACTATGTAGAACTATGGCGAAACTTGGGATTAATCAAACGGGGTTTAAAACGCGCCCAAAGATATCATAACCAAGCCCGTGCAGTGGTTGGTGGTGGTGCTGTCAGCGTATTTTATGAACAGTTAGGAAAAAGTTTACCCACAGGAACAATTATTTCTGTCGGTGAAGGTGAAACCCTACTAAGTAAATATTTGAGTGGTGCAGAATTTCGGGATGAACGTTGTTATGTAGTCAGAGAAAACCAACCCAGAGAACGCCTTATCCACGAACAACCCACACCTCTAGAAAAAACAGCCTGTAACTATGACTATATAGAAACCATCTGGCCAGAAATTAATTATTACTTGCAAGATAAAGATTTCTATATAGGAGTGCAAACTAAACGCGGTTGTCCTCATAACTGCTGTTACTGTGTTTATACTGTAGTAGAAGGAAAACAAGTCCGCATTAATCCCGCCGATGAAGTTGTGGCAGAAATTCGCCAACTATATAATCGTGGTGTACGGAACTTCTGGTTTACCGATGCTCAATTTATCCCCGCCCGTAAATATATGGATGATGCCATCGAACTATTGCAAAAAATAGTAGATTCTGGCATGACAGATATTAACTGGGCAGCATATATTAGAGCAGATAACTTAACACCAGAACTGTGTGAGTTGATGGCTAAAACCGGCATGAATTATTTTGAAATCGGTATTACCAGCGGTTCACAAGAATTAGTACGGAAAATGCGGATGGGTTATAACCTGCGGACAGTTTTACAAAATTGTCGAGATTTGAAAACCGCCGGTTTTAATGACATGGTTTCCGTGAATTACTCATTTAACGTCATTGACGAGCGCTCAGAAACCATCCGTCAAACCATCGCTTATCACCGAGAACTAGAAAAAATCTTTGGTGCGGATAAAGTTGAACCAGCCATATTTTTTATTGGACTCCAACCCCATACCCACTTAGAAGAATATGCTTTTAAAGAAGGTATTCTTAAACCAGGGTATAATCCTATGAGTTTAATGCCTTGGACAGCCAAAAAACTACTGTGGAATCCTGAACCACTAGGTTCATTTTTTGGGGAAGTTTGTTTACAAGCTTGGCGACAAAACCCCAATGACTTCGGTAGGGAAGTAATGAACATCCTAGAGGAAAAATTGGGTTGCGCTGAATTAGAAACAGCACTTACCGCACCGATTGAAACACCTAAGCAAGAACTAGCAGGTGTTAAATGA
- a CDS encoding DUF1830 domain-containing protein: MAQILDSLPPEQSGKILCCYVNATNKIQVARISNISNWYFERVVFPGQRLVFEAPKVAQMEIHTGMMASAILSDTIPCDRLAISEPDSNGCQQESASGSKPSNTDVMVSAVHTQVEDTTKPLQNITPSMRMNQSQPGFLLNLGA; the protein is encoded by the coding sequence ATGGCTCAAATATTAGATTCTCTACCACCGGAGCAATCGGGGAAAATTCTCTGCTGCTACGTCAATGCTACGAATAAGATACAGGTGGCTCGTATCTCCAATATTTCTAACTGGTACTTTGAAAGGGTGGTGTTTCCTGGACAACGACTGGTTTTTGAAGCTCCGAAAGTAGCTCAGATGGAGATTCATACGGGAATGATGGCTAGTGCGATTTTATCGGATACGATACCATGCGATCGCTTGGCAATTAGTGAACCTGATAGTAATGGATGTCAGCAAGAGTCAGCGTCAGGCAGTAAACCTAGCAATACTGATGTAATGGTTTCGGCAGTTCATACACAAGTTGAAGATACCACAAAACCTTTACAAAATATTACACCTAGCATGAGAATGAATCAGTCTCAGCCGGGGTTTTTATTAAATCTGGGAGCTTAA
- a CDS encoding alpha/beta hydrolase has protein sequence MNQDIITRNHVNILGQGKQPMLFAHGFGCDQNMWRFITPAFEKDYKIILFDYVGSGKSDLQSYSVERYSHLHGYAQDILEICRELDLKDIIFVGHSVSSMVGVLASIQTPEIFSRLIFVGPSPCYINHPPDYIGGFEKQDIEDMLDIMDKNYIGWANFLAPVVMKNEDKPELTQELEASFCSTDPIIAKAFAKTTFFSDNRGDLPQVTIPSLILQCAEDAIAPTEVGYYLASHLYKSTLKLMNATGHCPHLSHPQETIDLIRNYLTFT, from the coding sequence ATGAATCAAGATATTATTACTCGTAATCATGTAAATATTTTGGGGCAAGGTAAACAACCCATGCTTTTTGCCCATGGATTTGGCTGCGATCAAAATATGTGGCGTTTTATAACACCAGCTTTTGAGAAAGATTACAAAATTATTTTATTTGATTATGTAGGATCTGGAAAATCTGATCTTCAGTCCTATAGTGTAGAACGTTATAGCCATTTGCATGGTTATGCTCAGGACATTCTGGAAATTTGTAGAGAATTAGATTTAAAGGATATAATTTTTGTGGGTCATTCTGTTAGTAGTATGGTAGGTGTTTTAGCTTCTATTCAAACTCCTGAGATTTTTAGCCGCCTTATTTTTGTTGGGCCTTCACCTTGCTATATTAATCATCCACCTGATTACATAGGAGGTTTTGAAAAACAAGATATTGAAGATATGCTAGATATCATGGATAAAAACTACATTGGCTGGGCAAATTTTTTAGCCCCTGTGGTGATGAAAAATGAAGATAAACCAGAACTAACTCAAGAGTTAGAAGCTAGTTTTTGTTCTACAGATCCGATTATTGCAAAGGCTTTTGCTAAAACTACTTTCTTTTCTGATAATCGGGGTGATTTACCACAGGTAACAATACCTTCGTTAATTTTACAATGTGCTGAGGATGCGATCGCTCCTACAGAAGTTGGATACTATTTAGCTAGTCATCTATATAAAAGTACATTAAAACTGATGAATGCTACAGGTCACTGTCCACATTTAAGTCATCCACAAGAAACTATTGATTTGATCAGAAATTACTTGACTTTTACTTAA
- a CDS encoding diguanylate cyclase: MNHHINELLNNAPCGFLSFTDDGTIVMVNATLSALLGYENDELNRRKIETILPIASKIFYQTHFFPMLKMQGKVEEIYFSLRSKQGNNIPILVNAIRHHHLDSFITHCIFVAIHQRIKYEDEILKAKKAAEEAIRSQREAENALRQEYERSLLVQKITQQIHESMDLQEIFKNASAGIYQCLQADRVGIFKFINNSNFHSGEFIFETLNSQFDSAMGTIIHDHCFGEKYAISYQKGRIQSISDIYQANLSECYRHILTEFQIRANLIVPLVKLGNLWGLLCVHQCSKAREWKDFEIDFVQQIANQLAIAIHQVDLFNKLQEELIERKQAEAKLKQTNQELAHTTLLLEKLVNTDGLTKIANRRCFDHRLEYEWERLYREAESLSLILFDVDYFKRYNDYYGHQMGDDCLIKLAQATQSAVSRSTDLVARYGGEEFVIILPKTDLQGAITVATKIHASIKNLAIPHQASEVSDIVTISLGISTLIPNPYSSIVDFIEQADKALYTAKQQGRNQSVVFSGK, from the coding sequence ATGAACCATCACATAAACGAGCTACTGAATAATGCACCCTGTGGCTTTCTTTCATTTACTGATGACGGTACTATTGTGATGGTTAATGCAACTTTATCAGCTTTACTAGGGTATGAAAATGATGAATTAAATCGCAGAAAAATAGAAACTATTTTACCAATTGCTAGTAAGATTTTTTATCAAACTCATTTCTTCCCCATGTTAAAGATGCAGGGTAAGGTAGAAGAAATTTACTTTTCTTTGCGCTCCAAGCAGGGAAATAATATACCTATACTTGTGAACGCTATACGTCATCATCATTTGGATAGTTTTATTACTCATTGTATATTCGTAGCTATTCACCAACGGATAAAATATGAGGATGAAATTCTCAAAGCTAAAAAAGCTGCTGAGGAAGCTATTCGTTCTCAACGTGAAGCAGAAAACGCATTGAGACAAGAGTATGAGAGAAGTTTATTAGTGCAAAAAATTACTCAACAAATTCATGAATCTATGGATTTGCAGGAAATTTTTAAAAATGCTTCGGCTGGTATTTATCAATGCTTACAGGCTGACCGCGTAGGAATTTTTAAGTTTATTAATAACTCTAATTTTCACAGTGGGGAATTTATTTTTGAAACTTTAAATTCTCAGTTTGACTCAGCCATGGGGACTATTATTCATGACCATTGTTTTGGTGAAAAATATGCTATTTCGTATCAAAAAGGTAGAATTCAGTCCATATCAGATATATATCAAGCTAATTTAAGTGAATGTTATCGTCATATTTTGACGGAATTTCAAATTCGCGCTAATTTAATTGTACCATTAGTCAAACTTGGCAATTTGTGGGGTTTGTTGTGTGTTCATCAATGCTCTAAAGCTCGTGAATGGAAGGATTTTGAAATTGATTTTGTACAACAAATTGCTAACCAGTTAGCGATCGCTATTCACCAAGTAGATTTGTTTAACAAGTTACAAGAAGAACTAATAGAACGAAAACAAGCTGAAGCTAAATTAAAGCAAACTAACCAAGAATTAGCTCATACAACCCTGTTATTAGAAAAACTTGTGAATACTGATGGGTTAACTAAAATTGCTAATCGTCGTTGTTTTGATCACCGTTTAGAATATGAATGGGAAAGACTCTATAGAGAAGCAGAATCTCTGTCTTTAATCTTATTTGATGTTGATTATTTTAAGCGCTATAACGATTATTATGGTCACCAAATGGGAGATGATTGTTTAATTAAATTAGCTCAAGCTACTCAATCTGCTGTCTCTCGTTCTACAGATTTGGTAGCTAGATATGGAGGAGAGGAATTTGTGATAATTTTACCTAAAACTGATCTCCAGGGAGCAATTACTGTAGCTACAAAAATTCATGCTTCTATTAAAAATTTAGCTATTCCTCATCAAGCTTCTGAAGTTAGTGATATTGTTACTATTAGTCTTGGTATTTCCACTCTTATACCTAATCCTTATTCATCAATAGTAGATTTTATAGAACAAGCTGATAAAGCACTATATACAGCTAAACAACAAGGACGTAATCAATCTGTGGTATTCTCTGGGAAGTAG
- a CDS encoding DUF4079 domain-containing protein, with protein sequence MHLPSFLWLWKIAAWSMGLSILAYAILAMSGFWLWQVRNTGRSPIGVILPRGNNFVKQFHYAIGITMVSLVLLLLAVGIVGTLGHFGSLGHSSHLVAGLIVVALVLVSAFSATQISAGKFWARPLHITLNVILFVGFTWVSLTGWDVVQKYLP encoded by the coding sequence ATGCACCTACCTTCTTTTTTATGGTTATGGAAAATAGCCGCCTGGTCTATGGGTTTATCAATTCTAGCTTATGCTATTTTAGCAATGTCTGGTTTTTGGTTATGGCAAGTTAGAAATACAGGACGTTCTCCCATAGGTGTGATTTTACCAAGGGGAAATAATTTTGTTAAGCAATTTCATTATGCTATCGGTATCACTATGGTTAGTTTGGTACTGCTACTTTTAGCTGTTGGAATTGTTGGTACGTTAGGACATTTTGGTTCTTTGGGTCATTCTTCACATTTAGTTGCTGGTTTAATAGTAGTAGCTTTAGTTTTAGTTTCTGCTTTTAGTGCAACTCAAATCAGTGCGGGTAAATTTTGGGCTAGACCTTTACATATTACATTGAATGTGATTCTGTTTGTTGGTTTTACCTGGGTATCCCTGACTGGTTGGGATGTAGTGCAGAAGTATTTACCATAA
- a CDS encoding ATP-binding protein, with protein sequence MRLLLVEDEKDLGVSIHNALTKRDYIVDWVEDGQTAWDYLNEELLSLSINAEVLLSSHIPDQSCFYIQGNESQIYRMLLNVVGNAIKYTPVGGEVKINLLANNNQGIITIQDTGIGIPAVDVPHIFDRFYRVNSDRSRNTGGSGLGLAIALAIVQTHQGKLEVESLVDQGSKFTVILPLISKINK encoded by the coding sequence ATGCGTTTGTTATTAGTTGAAGATGAAAAAGATTTAGGAGTGAGTATTCATAATGCTCTGACTAAGCGAGATTATATAGTAGATTGGGTCGAAGATGGACAGACTGCTTGGGATTACCTAAACGAAGAATTATTATCTTTGTCTATAAATGCAGAAGTTTTATTATCTAGTCATATTCCTGATCAATCTTGTTTTTATATTCAAGGAAATGAAAGTCAAATTTATCGAATGTTGTTAAATGTGGTAGGTAATGCTATTAAATATACTCCTGTTGGTGGGGAAGTAAAAATTAATCTTTTAGCAAATAATAATCAAGGTATAATTACTATTCAAGATACAGGAATTGGTATTCCTGCTGTTGATGTTCCCCACATTTTTGATCGCTTTTATCGAGTTAATAGTGATCGTTCTCGAAATACTGGAGGTTCGGGTTTAGGTTTAGCTATTGCTTTAGCTATTGTCCAAACTCATCAGGGTAAATTGGAAGTAGAAAGCCTGGTTGATCAGGGTAGTAAGTTTACTGTTATTTTGCCACTAATTTCCAAGATAAACAAATAA
- a CDS encoding RNA-guided endonuclease TnpB family protein, whose amino-acid sequence MKTLKFKLYEHKRNRHLKRMINAAGVIYNHCIALHKRYYRMWGKHLNCAKLQSHIAKLRKRNAFWQSLGSQAVQDICQRIDKAYQLFFKHNKKGVRPPGFKKVKKYKSFTLKQAGYKLLDGNRVKIGNRVYQFWKSREIEGKIKTITIKRTALGEMFMVIVVDNELEPEIKSTTGKIAGFDFGLKTFLTCSDGTKIDSPEFLKQSLNAIKKASRHHSKKVKGSNNREGARKNLVRKHEDVCNRRRDWFWKLAHTLTDKFDVLCFETLNLKVMQRLWGRKISDLAFGEFIQILEWVAKKKNKQLVFVDRWYPSSKTCSCCGHVLESLDLAIRQWRCPSCNSVNGRDENAARNIQMVGASTIGLGDVRLAIASNCCLTPESSPF is encoded by the coding sequence ATGAAAACACTAAAGTTTAAGTTATACGAACACAAAAGGAATAGACACCTCAAGCGAATGATTAATGCCGCAGGGGTGATCTACAACCATTGTATTGCCCTGCATAAACGGTATTACCGAATGTGGGGTAAACACTTAAACTGTGCAAAACTTCAGTCGCATATTGCCAAACTAAGAAAACGCAATGCTTTCTGGCAGTCATTAGGTTCTCAGGCAGTACAAGATATTTGTCAAAGAATAGACAAAGCATACCAATTATTCTTTAAACACAACAAAAAAGGAGTGAGACCACCAGGGTTTAAGAAAGTTAAGAAATATAAATCTTTCACTCTTAAACAAGCTGGTTATAAATTATTGGATGGTAATAGAGTAAAAATCGGGAATCGAGTTTATCAATTTTGGAAATCTAGAGAAATAGAAGGAAAGATTAAAACAATAACCATAAAGCGTACCGCATTAGGTGAAATGTTTATGGTTATTGTAGTTGATAATGAGCTAGAACCAGAAATCAAATCAACGACTGGTAAGATAGCGGGGTTTGATTTTGGATTAAAAACCTTCCTGACTTGTTCTGATGGAACTAAAATTGATTCTCCAGAGTTTCTAAAACAATCTCTAAATGCTATTAAGAAAGCTAGTAGACATCATTCCAAAAAGGTAAAAGGTTCAAACAACAGAGAAGGAGCTAGAAAGAATTTAGTTCGTAAACACGAAGATGTTTGTAACAGAAGACGTGATTGGTTTTGGAAACTAGCGCATACATTGACTGACAAGTTTGATGTTTTATGTTTTGAAACTTTAAACCTCAAAGTTATGCAACGTCTTTGGGGTAGAAAAATATCAGACTTAGCTTTTGGAGAATTTATACAAATATTAGAATGGGTAGCCAAAAAGAAAAACAAACAACTTGTTTTTGTGGATAGGTGGTATCCATCTAGTAAAACTTGTTCTTGCTGTGGTCATGTTTTAGAAAGTCTAGATTTGGCGATTAGACAGTGGCGTTGTCCATCTTGTAATTCAGTCAATGGACGTGATGAAAACGCTGCTAGAAATATTCAAATGGTTGGGGCATCAACCATTGGTTTAGGCGATGTGAGACTGGCTATAGCCAGCAATTGCTGTTTGACCCCAGAATCCTCACCCTTTTAG
- a CDS encoding ATP-binding cassette domain-containing protein, with the protein MLRLEQVNLFTRLKSQTTNNLPGYPILQDISLEVFPGDRITIVGHNGAGKTSLLRLINRLAEPTSGKMYLENQEYQQIPVIALRQQIMLVQQEAKLLGMTVREALAYPLFVRGLSKQEIQERVSYWSEQLQIPDEWLGRTEVQLSAGQRQLIAIARALVVQPKILLLDEPISALDPGKATLVINIITQLTEVSSRPFKTAVFMVNHQLDLAQEFSTRLLHLQQGQIVSNLPATEINWEELKTNLITAQNQVDENW; encoded by the coding sequence ATGCTCAGACTAGAGCAAGTTAACCTATTTACAAGGCTGAAAAGTCAGACTACGAATAATTTACCTGGATATCCGATTTTACAGGATATTTCTTTGGAAGTGTTTCCAGGCGATCGCATCACTATTGTTGGTCATAATGGTGCTGGTAAAACTTCTTTATTACGTCTGATCAATCGTTTAGCTGAACCTACCAGCGGTAAAATGTATCTGGAAAATCAGGAGTATCAGCAAATTCCTGTAATTGCTTTGCGTCAACAGATCATGCTGGTACAACAAGAAGCAAAATTGTTGGGGATGACAGTGAGGGAGGCTTTGGCTTATCCTTTATTTGTGCGGGGTTTATCCAAGCAGGAAATCCAGGAAAGAGTAAGTTATTGGAGCGAACAACTGCAAATTCCTGATGAGTGGTTAGGACGCACTGAAGTACAGCTTTCAGCTGGACAGAGACAATTAATAGCGATCGCTCGTGCTTTAGTTGTCCAACCTAAAATTTTACTCCTAGATGAGCCTATTTCCGCCTTAGACCCTGGTAAAGCCACCCTTGTTATCAACATCATCACCCAACTAACAGAAGTCTCTTCTCGACCCTTTAAAACCGCTGTTTTCATGGTAAATCACCAACTTGACCTGGCTCAAGAATTTAGCACCCGTTTGTTACATCTCCAGCAAGGTCAAATTGTGTCAAATCTTCCAGCCACTGAAATTAACTGGGAGGAATTAAAAACCAATTTGATAACGGCACAAAATCAAGTAGATGAAAATTGGTAA
- a CDS encoding response regulator transcription factor, with protein sequence MGSVCIEIIEGNPHLRSLLGWHLQQLEYRVHQAASIYQAREVFLSHQPTLVILDADLSDGDGIEFCRWLHLQQQPLILMLSARNNEADIVTGLKAGADDYLSKPFGMQEFLARVEALIRRRRTPTAPAYLDYGTLQIDLVQRRVRFQGEFIDLTPQEFSLLYVLAQAGGTPLSRSELLRRAWPDAIDNPRTIDTHVLSLRKKVELDPRQPNLIQTIRNVGYRFNMEILNANVPQSPSKLPKEKFTNQRSTLATQSS encoded by the coding sequence GTGGGTTCGGTTTGTATTGAAATCATTGAGGGGAATCCCCATCTGAGGTCGTTACTGGGTTGGCACTTGCAACAACTAGAATACCGCGTCCATCAGGCCGCTAGTATTTACCAAGCAAGAGAAGTCTTTCTCAGTCATCAACCAACTCTGGTTATTTTAGATGCGGACTTATCAGATGGAGATGGGATTGAATTTTGCCGTTGGTTACATCTTCAACAACAGCCTTTAATTCTCATGTTATCTGCCCGTAACAACGAAGCGGATATTGTTACTGGCTTGAAAGCAGGAGCAGATGATTATTTAAGCAAACCTTTCGGAATGCAAGAATTTCTGGCTAGAGTAGAAGCTTTAATTCGCCGTCGAAGGACACCAACTGCACCAGCTTACTTAGATTATGGCACTTTACAAATTGATTTAGTACAGCGCCGTGTTCGTTTCCAAGGGGAGTTTATAGATTTGACACCCCAGGAATTTAGTTTGCTGTATGTGTTAGCGCAAGCAGGTGGAACACCTTTAAGTAGGTCGGAATTACTGCGCCGTGCTTGGCCGGATGCTATTGATAATCCGCGTACTATTGATACTCACGTTTTATCATTACGCAAAAAAGTGGAACTTGATCCGCGTCAACCCAATTTAATTCAAACTATCCGCAATGTTGGATACCGATTTAATATGGAAATTTTGAACGCCAATGTTCCACAATCACCATCGAAGTTACCAAAAGAAAAATTCACTAATCAACGTTCTACCCTGGCTACTCAAAGTTCTTAG
- a CDS encoding DUF6761 family protein, whose protein sequence is MLQDTQTIRYYQRLTDAFVELWNRGYRTDDMRMYLDGFLAALRQSNAIEPYLIHRLEEEASRYLYDGSNFAMVQPEPEPQHGYY, encoded by the coding sequence ATGCTCCAAGACACACAAACCATTCGCTATTACCAAAGACTTACTGACGCCTTCGTCGAGTTATGGAATCGCGGTTATCGTACGGATGATATGCGGATGTATTTGGATGGATTTTTAGCCGCACTGCGACAGAGTAACGCCATTGAACCTTATCTGATTCACCGGTTAGAGGAGGAAGCAAGCCGTTACTTGTACGATGGGTCAAATTTCGCAATGGTACAACCAGAACCAGAACCACAGCACGGATACTACTAA